Proteins encoded in a region of the Acidimicrobiia bacterium genome:
- a CDS encoding dihydrodipicolinate reductase: MPLRVVQWTTGNVGRRALRAILGHPELELVGVFAHSHEKVGRDAAELCGHEAATGVIATADVDALLALRADACSYNPMFPDLDVVCRLLQTGVNVCSTAGFIDGSSLDEEAHQRLTDAARRGGSTMFGTGVNPGFANLFGLVCAQICDRVDRIRVLESVDASAYDAKDTQESVGFAHPLDTPGLVDRTRAGSTVFAEAVAMMADGLGVDLDEIVFDAEYAPATADTDLGFMVIPVGTVAAIDGRWRGRVGGHDLIVLNYQWIMGPNVDAPFAVRHGYFVEVDGEPGVRAQFQIVPPGDWSEPGYMGLGMIMTAMPSVNAIPAVVAAPPGIATHLTLPLVTARGFVRP, translated from the coding sequence ATGCCGCTGCGGGTGGTCCAGTGGACGACCGGGAACGTCGGACGGCGCGCGCTGCGGGCCATCCTTGGCCACCCCGAGCTGGAGCTCGTCGGGGTGTTCGCGCACTCCCACGAGAAGGTCGGGCGGGACGCGGCGGAGCTGTGCGGGCACGAGGCCGCCACGGGCGTGATCGCCACCGCCGACGTCGACGCCCTCCTCGCCCTCCGGGCCGACGCCTGTTCCTACAACCCGATGTTCCCGGACCTCGACGTCGTCTGCCGCCTCCTCCAGACGGGCGTGAACGTCTGCTCCACCGCTGGGTTCATCGACGGCAGCTCGCTCGACGAGGAAGCCCACCAGCGGCTCACGGACGCCGCCCGCCGGGGCGGCTCCACGATGTTCGGCACCGGCGTGAACCCGGGGTTCGCGAACCTGTTCGGGCTCGTGTGCGCCCAGATCTGCGACCGGGTGGACCGCATCCGAGTCCTCGAGTCGGTGGACGCGTCGGCGTACGACGCCAAGGACACCCAGGAGAGCGTCGGGTTCGCGCACCCGCTCGACACGCCCGGCCTCGTCGACCGGACGCGCGCCGGCAGCACGGTGTTCGCGGAGGCGGTGGCGATGATGGCCGACGGGCTCGGGGTCGATCTGGACGAGATCGTGTTCGACGCCGAGTACGCGCCCGCGACCGCCGATACCGACCTCGGGTTCATGGTGATCCCCGTCGGGACGGTCGCCGCCATCGATGGGCGGTGGCGAGGCCGGGTCGGGGGCCACGATCTCATCGTGCTCAACTACCAATGGATCATGGGCCCGAACGTCGACGCGCCGTTCGCGGTCCGTCACGGCTACTTCGTCGAGGTGGACGGCGAGCCCGGTGTGCGGGCGCAGTTTCAGATCGTTCCGCCCGGCGACTGGTCCGAGCCCGGGTACATGGGCCTGGGAATGATCATGACCGCGATGCCGTCGGTGAACGCCATCCCGGCCGTCGTTGCCGCGCCACCCGGGATCGCGACGCATCTCACGCTCCCGCTGGTGACGGCGCGCGGGTTCGTGCGCCCGTGA
- a CDS encoding UdgX family uracil-DNA binding protein (This protein belongs to the uracil DNA glycosylase superfamily, members of which act in excision repair of DNA. However, it belongs more specifically to UdgX branch, whose founding member was found to bind uracil in DNA (where it does not belong), without cleaving it, appears to promote DNA repair by a pathway involving RecA, rather than base excision.), giving the protein MPRRTALEDLRVQAGACTACELYRHATQTVFGEGPITASVVLLGEQPGDHEDRAGRPFVGPAGAVLDRALADAQLDRRAIYVSNVVKHFKFVRSGKVRLHQKPNAAELRACRPWWEAELAAIQPHVVCCLGATAAQAVLGSRVRVTRDRGRFVPLPFGPMATVTIHPSAVLRADDRHRTVLYDGLVADLSAVAAHVSDT; this is encoded by the coding sequence GTGCCGCGTCGCACCGCGCTCGAAGACCTTCGAGTGCAGGCGGGCGCCTGCACCGCGTGCGAGCTCTACCGACACGCCACCCAGACCGTCTTCGGTGAAGGTCCGATCACCGCGTCCGTCGTTCTGCTCGGGGAGCAACCCGGCGACCACGAAGACCGAGCGGGCCGTCCGTTCGTCGGTCCGGCGGGCGCCGTGCTGGACCGGGCCCTCGCCGACGCTCAGCTCGATCGACGCGCGATCTACGTGAGCAACGTCGTGAAGCACTTCAAATTCGTGCGATCGGGAAAGGTCCGGCTGCACCAGAAGCCCAACGCGGCCGAGCTGCGGGCCTGCCGGCCGTGGTGGGAGGCAGAGCTCGCCGCCATTCAGCCTCACGTCGTCTGCTGCCTCGGTGCCACCGCGGCCCAGGCCGTGCTCGGATCGCGGGTGCGCGTCACGCGCGATCGCGGACGGTTCGTTCCGCTTCCGTTCGGGCCCATGGCGACGGTCACCATTCACCCCTCGGCGGTGTTGCGCGCCGACGATCGGCACCGGACCGTCCTGTACGACGGGCTCGTCGCGGATCTGTCGGCCGTGGCTGCTCACGTCAGCGACACGTAA
- a CDS encoding lysophospholipid acyltransferase family protein: MEPVWGLGKSILYPTLRFGFRLTEAGLDHVPRSGPVILASNHVSFLDPLFLLWIGDRNRRKVRFLAMAELWDSPLLRFFLVHTGQIPVTREAPGARASLSHAADALGAGECLGVFPEGRISEDLEPLPGKTGVARLAAQTGVPVVPVGVWGGHRLYPKGRPRRWRVGVAVALVVGARLSVDADEDVFDATDRIMGRITDCLAVARRTYPQQPRRRDDGWWVRGPDTAVVRPVRRDALG, translated from the coding sequence GTGGAGCCGGTCTGGGGCCTGGGCAAGTCCATTCTCTATCCCACCCTGCGGTTCGGGTTCCGCCTGACCGAGGCGGGCCTCGACCACGTGCCGCGGTCCGGGCCCGTGATCCTGGCCAGCAACCACGTCTCGTTCCTCGATCCCCTCTTCCTCCTCTGGATCGGCGATCGGAACCGCCGGAAGGTTCGGTTCCTCGCCATGGCCGAGCTGTGGGACTCGCCGCTGCTCCGGTTCTTCCTGGTCCACACGGGCCAGATCCCGGTCACGAGGGAGGCGCCCGGCGCACGCGCCTCGCTCTCGCACGCCGCCGACGCGCTCGGCGCCGGGGAGTGCCTGGGGGTGTTCCCCGAGGGGCGGATCTCCGAGGACCTCGAGCCGCTGCCGGGCAAGACGGGGGTCGCCCGGCTCGCGGCGCAGACCGGCGTGCCGGTCGTGCCGGTCGGGGTATGGGGGGGACATCGCCTGTATCCGAAGGGACGACCGCGACGGTGGCGGGTCGGGGTCGCGGTGGCGCTGGTCGTCGGAGCTCGACTCTCCGTCGACGCCGACGAGGACGTCTTCGACGCGACGGACCGGATCATGGGGCGCATCACGGACTGCCTCGCGGTGGCCCGCCGCACCTATCCGCAACAGCCCCGCCGCCGAGATGACGGCTGGTGGGTGCGTGGCCCGGACACCGCGGTGGTGCGCCCGGTGCGGCGCGACGCGCTCGGCTAG
- a CDS encoding MMPL family transporter translates to MRRLAHGVVHGRWWVIGAAVLFVAIAAALGSGVAAKLSAGGFDTPGSESYRAANALVRRFPTAGEPDFVVVLDSAVDSVDTPSVSRVGLALTDRLAHQPAVVQAGSYWTLGEPPQLKSTNGRAALVIAALRGTLNQRVHAAGRLAPLFTSSTGSVRTSVTGTAVVDHQVSDRSQKDLQRSELITTPIVGVALVLVFGSLVAALLPLVVGVLAIVGTLVALRALAAVTEVSIFSMNLTTALGLGLAVDYALFIVSRYREELLTGVSTRVAVGRSMQTAGRTVAFSAGTVMISLLSLLVFPQVYLRSFAYAGAAVVGLAATAAIVVLPAVLVVLGPRIERGRLFAVRAPGRETAWSRQARRVMRHPVAYGLAVTAVLLALAVPFLGIRLGQVDDRVVPPDVSSSRRATDQIRQHFASRESSALRILLPGVNPTRDPGAINAFAERLRMLPGVARVDAATGFYFHGGPTLPATPSPLSQRFFNTSSPNDTWVSVVPSIEPISSAGEKLVADVRATRAPFSFEVAGQSARFVDAKQSIIDRLPIALGLIALVTLVLLFLMTGSLLVPVKALLLNVLSLTATFGAMVFIFQDGRLAGLLGYTPTGFVDIFTPVLVFCIAFGLSMDYEVFLLSRIKEEYDVDHDNERAVAVGLGKTGRIVTAAAVLLAVVFLGLTTSEVLQVKLFGLVLTLAVLVDAFLIRATLVPAFMRLAGRANWWSPRSVRRWHLRYGIWENEPIKILDRAFDDVPTPSRG, encoded by the coding sequence GTGCGACGGCTGGCGCACGGGGTGGTGCACGGGCGCTGGTGGGTGATCGGCGCGGCCGTGCTGTTCGTCGCGATCGCCGCCGCGCTCGGATCGGGTGTCGCGGCGAAGCTGTCGGCGGGCGGCTTCGACACGCCGGGGTCGGAGTCGTATCGCGCCGCCAACGCGCTCGTGCGGCGCTTCCCGACCGCGGGCGAACCCGACTTCGTCGTGGTGCTCGACAGCGCGGTCGACTCGGTCGACACCCCGTCCGTGTCCCGGGTCGGGCTGGCCCTGACGGATCGGCTCGCCCACCAGCCGGCGGTCGTCCAGGCCGGCTCGTACTGGACGCTCGGCGAGCCGCCGCAGCTGAAGAGCACCAACGGGCGTGCGGCGCTCGTCATCGCGGCGCTGCGAGGAACCCTGAACCAGCGGGTGCACGCGGCGGGTCGCCTCGCTCCGCTCTTCACGTCGAGCACCGGGTCCGTGCGGACGTCCGTGACCGGCACCGCCGTCGTCGACCACCAAGTCAGCGACCGCTCGCAGAAGGACCTCCAGCGCTCCGAGCTCATCACGACCCCCATCGTCGGGGTGGCACTCGTGCTCGTGTTCGGGAGCCTGGTGGCGGCGTTGCTGCCGCTCGTCGTCGGCGTCCTGGCGATCGTCGGGACGCTGGTCGCCCTGCGGGCCCTCGCCGCGGTGACCGAGGTGTCGATCTTCTCGATGAACCTCACCACCGCGTTGGGCCTCGGTCTCGCCGTCGACTACGCGCTCTTCATCGTGTCTCGCTACCGGGAGGAGCTCCTCACCGGCGTGTCGACTCGGGTCGCCGTCGGCCGTTCGATGCAGACCGCGGGTCGTACCGTCGCCTTCAGCGCCGGCACCGTGATGATCTCGCTCCTGTCGCTCCTCGTGTTCCCGCAGGTCTATCTCCGGTCCTTCGCCTACGCGGGCGCGGCCGTCGTCGGCCTCGCGGCCACGGCGGCCATCGTCGTGCTCCCGGCGGTGCTCGTGGTCCTCGGCCCCCGGATCGAGAGGGGTCGGCTCTTCGCCGTCCGCGCACCCGGGCGCGAGACCGCGTGGAGCCGCCAGGCCCGACGCGTGATGCGGCACCCCGTCGCGTACGGGCTCGCGGTGACCGCGGTCCTGCTGGCGCTCGCCGTCCCCTTCCTCGGCATCCGCCTCGGCCAGGTCGACGACCGGGTGGTGCCACCCGACGTGTCGAGCAGTCGCCGGGCGACGGACCAGATCCGCCAGCACTTCGCGAGCCGCGAGAGCTCGGCGCTGCGGATCTTGCTCCCCGGCGTGAACCCGACTCGGGACCCCGGAGCGATCAACGCCTTCGCCGAACGGCTCCGGATGCTTCCCGGTGTCGCCCGCGTCGACGCCGCGACCGGCTTCTACTTCCACGGCGGCCCGACGCTCCCGGCCACGCCGTCGCCGCTCTCCCAGCGCTTCTTCAACACCTCCTCTCCGAACGACACCTGGGTCAGCGTCGTCCCGAGCATCGAGCCGATCTCCTCGGCCGGCGAGAAGCTCGTGGCCGACGTTCGAGCGACCCGGGCCCCGTTCTCGTTCGAGGTCGCCGGACAGTCGGCGCGGTTCGTCGACGCCAAGCAGTCGATCATCGACCGCCTGCCGATCGCGCTCGGGCTCATCGCGCTCGTGACTCTCGTCCTGCTCTTCCTGATGACCGGGAGCCTGCTGGTGCCGGTGAAGGCGCTGCTGCTCAACGTCCTGAGCCTGACCGCGACCTTCGGGGCCATGGTCTTCATCTTCCAGGACGGGCGCCTGGCCGGCCTGCTCGGCTATACGCCCACCGGCTTCGTCGACATCTTCACCCCGGTGCTCGTGTTCTGCATCGCGTTCGGACTCTCGATGGACTACGAGGTCTTTCTGCTGAGCCGCATCAAGGAGGAATACGACGTCGATCACGACAACGAGCGCGCCGTGGCCGTCGGACTCGGCAAGACGGGTCGCATCGTGACCGCCGCCGCGGTCCTCCTCGCCGTTGTGTTCCTCGGGCTGACCACGTCCGAGGTGCTGCAGGTCAAGCTCTTCGGCCTGGTGCTCACCCTCGCGGTGCTCGTCGACGCGTTCTTGATTCGCGCCACGCTCGTTCCCGCGTTCATGCGACTCGCCGGACGCGCGAACTGGTGGTCGCCCCGATCGGTGCGACGCTGGCACCTGCGGTACGGCATCTGGGAGAACGAGCCCATCAAGATCCTCGACCGCGCCTTCGACGACGTTCCAACCCCGTCCCGAGGCTGA
- a CDS encoding cyclic nucleotide-binding domain-containing protein has product MGISSRRELAELLGGVGLFARCTRRERATIARHMETAHFGAETTLIEEGEEGDAFFLILEGSAVVLRGTREVAVVRAGAYFGELALLDGATRSATVRTTEPATVAVLGARMFRNLLREFPELTLQLLAGVAAELRRTRDDLDGVIVPGAASG; this is encoded by the coding sequence ATGGGGATCTCTTCCCGGCGGGAACTTGCAGAGCTGCTCGGCGGCGTCGGCCTCTTTGCCCGCTGCACCCGTCGCGAGCGGGCGACGATCGCCCGGCACATGGAGACCGCGCACTTCGGTGCCGAGACGACGCTCATCGAGGAGGGGGAGGAAGGCGACGCCTTCTTCCTGATCCTCGAGGGCTCGGCGGTCGTGCTCCGCGGGACCCGAGAGGTTGCGGTCGTCCGCGCGGGCGCGTACTTCGGCGAGCTGGCCCTCCTCGACGGCGCCACCCGAAGCGCGACGGTTCGGACGACCGAGCCGGCGACGGTGGCGGTGTTGGGGGCGCGCATGTTCCGGAACCTGCTCCGCGAGTTCCCGGAGCTGACCCTCCAGCTTCTCGCCGGCGTGGCCGCCGAGCTGCGGCGGACCCGTGACGACCTCGACGGGGTCATCGTCCCCGGAGCGGCGTCGGGGTGA
- a CDS encoding cyclic nucleotide-binding and patatin-like phospholipase domain-containing protein: protein MSLATDRAALPPDELGALLEESAVFAALDADARAFVAARLEAQNAPGGTVLVRQGDAGDCMYLVAIGRFRVTMTRPDGTEALVAEIGRGEVVGELALITTEPRTATVTAVRDGCVLRLSTDAYAELVRRHPDALRSMSTEVVRRLVRSSRGGIRTSPVVTIAVVPLAEDPAVVEFAGRLHASLDRITGQAARHVCRASHPIDELDRAGADRLAAWFAQHEAGFEVALYETDVDPTPWTRACLRQADLILVVGGDGVSTEPRPVEVAIADRRAGLSTRTELVLVHRPSVVEARGTRRWLEGRTVDRHHHVRSDRDGDYDRVARLLLGRGIGAVFSGGGARGLAEIGVYRALLERGVPIDATGGTSIGSIIAGGAARGQTPDQVALTLRRAVVDSSPFDVTFPVVSLAAGVRVSRHLRDAAEGLQLEDLWRNFFCVSTNLSRGDLEVHRTGPAWYAVRASFSIPGVFPPVRSPDGDLLVDGGLVDNLPVDVMRTEHAGITIVSVDVGRTRDLRAGSLPDTGTLSGWRVLFDRLDPRTPSLDTATIGQIMMRLTELGNAGGEDRGDLYIRPPVDAFTIGDFKAFDRLVEIGYQAGIEAVDSWLASEPLSPA, encoded by the coding sequence GTGAGCCTGGCGACGGACCGCGCCGCGTTGCCCCCCGACGAGCTCGGTGCGCTGCTCGAGGAGAGCGCGGTGTTCGCCGCCCTCGACGCCGACGCGCGCGCGTTTGTCGCCGCGCGTCTCGAGGCGCAGAACGCTCCGGGCGGAACGGTCCTCGTTCGCCAAGGTGACGCCGGGGACTGCATGTACCTCGTCGCCATCGGTCGGTTCCGCGTCACCATGACCCGGCCCGACGGGACCGAGGCCCTCGTCGCCGAGATCGGCCGGGGCGAGGTGGTCGGCGAGCTCGCGCTGATCACGACCGAGCCGCGCACCGCCACCGTCACCGCGGTCCGCGACGGTTGCGTGCTGCGCCTCTCCACCGACGCCTACGCGGAGCTCGTCCGGCGGCATCCCGACGCGCTCCGGAGCATGTCGACCGAGGTCGTTCGCCGCCTGGTTCGCTCGAGCCGGGGAGGGATCCGGACCAGCCCGGTGGTCACCATCGCGGTCGTGCCGCTCGCTGAAGACCCGGCCGTGGTCGAGTTCGCGGGTCGCCTCCACGCCTCCCTCGATCGAATCACGGGCCAGGCGGCGCGCCACGTGTGCCGCGCCAGCCACCCGATCGACGAGCTCGACCGGGCCGGCGCGGACCGTCTGGCCGCGTGGTTCGCCCAGCACGAAGCCGGCTTCGAGGTCGCGCTCTACGAGACCGACGTGGATCCGACGCCCTGGACCCGGGCCTGCCTCCGGCAGGCCGACCTGATCCTCGTCGTCGGGGGAGACGGCGTCTCGACCGAACCGCGCCCGGTCGAGGTCGCCATCGCCGATCGGCGGGCTGGTCTCAGCACCCGAACCGAGCTCGTCCTCGTCCATCGACCGAGCGTGGTCGAGGCACGGGGCACTCGACGCTGGCTCGAGGGCCGCACCGTCGACCGGCACCACCACGTGCGCAGCGACCGCGACGGAGACTACGACCGCGTCGCCCGGCTGCTCCTCGGCCGCGGCATCGGCGCGGTCTTCAGCGGGGGCGGCGCCCGGGGCCTCGCCGAGATCGGGGTCTACCGGGCCCTGCTCGAACGAGGGGTCCCGATCGACGCCACCGGCGGCACGAGCATCGGGTCGATCATCGCCGGTGGCGCGGCGCGCGGGCAGACGCCGGACCAGGTCGCGCTCACCTTGCGCAGGGCGGTCGTGGACTCGTCGCCGTTCGACGTCACCTTCCCCGTCGTGTCTCTTGCGGCCGGGGTGCGCGTGTCCCGCCACCTCCGCGACGCCGCCGAGGGCCTCCAGCTCGAGGACCTGTGGCGAAACTTCTTCTGCGTCTCCACGAACCTCAGCCGCGGTGACCTCGAGGTACACCGCACGGGGCCGGCGTGGTACGCGGTGCGGGCGAGCTTCTCGATCCCGGGCGTGTTCCCGCCCGTTCGGAGCCCGGACGGCGACCTCCTCGTCGACGGGGGGCTGGTCGACAACCTCCCGGTCGACGTCATGCGAACCGAGCACGCGGGCATCACGATCGTGTCGGTCGACGTCGGCCGCACCCGCGACCTCCGCGCGGGATCGCTCCCCGACACCGGCACGCTGTCGGGATGGAGGGTCCTGTTCGATCGCCTCGACCCGCGGACGCCGAGCCTCGACACCGCCACGATCGGTCAGATCATGATGCGGCTCACCGAGCTCGGGAACGCCGGCGGCGAGGATCGCGGTGACCTCTACATCCGGCCACCGGTCGACGCCTTCACCATCGGCGACTTCAAGGCGTTCGACCGGCTGGTCGAGATCGGCTACCAGGCCGGGATCGAGGCCGTCGACTCGTGGCTCGCGTCCGAGCCCTTGTCGCCCGCGTGA